Proteins encoded within one genomic window of Rossellomorea vietnamensis:
- a CDS encoding YebC/PmpR family DNA-binding transcriptional regulator produces the protein MGRKWNNIKEKKASKDANTSRIYAKFGREIYVAAKQGEPDPELNQTLKFVLERAKTYSVPKHIVDRAIEKAKGGSEENYDELRYEGFGPNGSMVIVDALTNNVNRTASEVRAAFGKNGGNMGVSGSVAYMFDATAVIGIEGKSEEDVMEILMEADVDARDIIEEEDSVIVYAEPDQFHAVQEAFKGAGITEFTVAELTMLAQNDVELSEDDQAQFEKMIDAIEDLEDVQQVYHNVDLGE, from the coding sequence ATGGGACGTAAGTGGAATAATATTAAAGAAAAGAAAGCGTCTAAGGATGCCAATACGAGTCGTATATATGCCAAATTCGGCCGCGAGATTTATGTGGCAGCGAAACAGGGAGAGCCGGATCCTGAACTTAACCAAACGCTGAAATTCGTTCTTGAACGTGCGAAAACGTATAGCGTTCCGAAACACATCGTCGATCGTGCCATTGAAAAGGCAAAGGGTGGATCTGAAGAGAACTACGACGAATTACGCTATGAAGGCTTCGGACCGAATGGTTCCATGGTCATCGTGGATGCACTGACAAACAACGTAAACCGTACAGCTTCCGAGGTGCGTGCTGCATTCGGTAAGAATGGCGGTAACATGGGCGTGAGTGGATCTGTCGCCTACATGTTCGATGCGACAGCCGTCATTGGGATCGAAGGGAAGTCCGAAGAAGACGTCATGGAAATCCTGATGGAAGCGGACGTGGACGCACGTGATATCATCGAAGAAGAGGATTCCGTGATCGTCTATGCCGAGCCGGATCAATTCCATGCGGTACAAGAAGCATTCAAGGGTGCAGGAATCACTGAGTTTACAGTAGCGGAACTTACGATGCTTGCACAGAATGATGTAGAACTTTCTGAAGACGATCAAGCTCAATTCGAAAAAATGATTGATGCGATTGAAGATCTGGAAGATGTTCAGCAGGTATATCATAACGTTGATCTAGGTGAATGA
- a CDS encoding ATP-grasp domain-containing protein yields MGLDQLERQQAEQSAKDKTKPYLTALIGWSLPAIEACTKLNRPFVVVGPPDFEAYAEKHDIAFIGWDFDRLNEGSDHLYKQLKALGAEVAIPLYEECVEWAGALNSRFRSEPRVFNRSLLLRDKGMMKRKAQIAGIKVGVFEEARDKEDVRRFLKRVNEALLKVEGDKNDPIHVKPLDKAGSVGHRAIENPEDIDALTESEFPLLMESHLDGQEFSCEAFIHKGKIQFLNITEYVRLGYSNFVPASPTLEEKRPIIREAIQQLIDAFEIEYGVIHPEYFITSDGTLHFGEVAARVPGGHIFDLIERAYGFNAYQAQILCGDPNTTEEELREFFPSTGEKAEAHAGCLMVHPHVNYVEKLEVPDELENHPYFEKHDMFSPAQGKVAQRIGFGNHYGTIFFYGEDSEVMRNLLKEYEQFNFYI; encoded by the coding sequence ATGGGACTAGATCAACTTGAAAGACAGCAAGCAGAACAGAGCGCGAAGGATAAAACCAAACCATATCTAACGGCACTCATCGGCTGGAGCCTGCCGGCGATCGAGGCGTGTACCAAACTGAACAGACCATTCGTCGTCGTTGGACCGCCTGATTTCGAAGCCTATGCGGAAAAGCATGATATCGCTTTTATCGGCTGGGACTTCGACCGCTTGAATGAAGGTTCAGATCATCTCTACAAACAACTGAAAGCCCTTGGTGCTGAAGTCGCCATTCCGTTATATGAAGAATGCGTGGAGTGGGCAGGGGCGTTGAACTCCCGTTTCCGCAGTGAACCCCGTGTCTTTAACCGGTCTCTCCTCTTAAGGGATAAAGGGATGATGAAGCGTAAAGCTCAAATTGCGGGAATCAAGGTGGGTGTATTTGAAGAGGCACGGGATAAGGAAGACGTGAGACGTTTCTTGAAACGGGTGAATGAAGCCTTATTGAAGGTCGAAGGAGATAAGAATGATCCGATTCACGTCAAACCGCTGGATAAAGCAGGATCGGTCGGCCACCGGGCCATCGAGAACCCGGAAGATATCGATGCTCTCACGGAGTCGGAATTCCCTCTATTAATGGAAAGTCATTTAGACGGGCAGGAATTCTCGTGTGAAGCATTCATTCATAAAGGAAAGATCCAGTTTTTAAATATAACGGAATACGTGCGATTGGGTTATTCCAATTTCGTACCTGCTTCTCCAACCCTTGAAGAAAAGCGACCGATTATACGTGAGGCCATACAACAGCTCATTGATGCGTTTGAAATAGAATATGGAGTCATCCATCCTGAATATTTCATCACGTCCGACGGTACACTTCATTTCGGTGAGGTTGCGGCAAGGGTGCCGGGTGGACATATCTTTGATCTGATTGAGCGGGCGTATGGGTTTAATGCGTACCAGGCACAGATTCTTTGTGGAGATCCGAACACAACGGAAGAGGAGCTGAGAGAATTCTTTCCTTCGACAGGTGAGAAAGCCGAGGCACATGCAGGATGTTTAATGGTTCACCCGCATGTCAATTATGTAGAAAAGCTTGAGGTGCCTGACGAGCTTGAGAATCATCCATATTTCGAAAAACATGATATGTTCAGCCCGGCCCAGGGAAAAGTGGCCCAGAGGATCGGGTTCGGAAACCATTACGGGACCATCTTCTTCTATGGGGAAGACAGCGAAGTGATGAGGAACCTTTTAAAAGAGTACGAACAATTTAATTTCTATATTTAG